GAGTCAAAATGGATCCGTGCTGCTGTTCCAGCGGCTTCTCTTTCAGGTTGCGGCAAAGATCGTGAATCAGCGCGTCAATTTGGAGCGTGTCGTAACTTTGACAGACGACGACGGCCAGGATTTGGGCGACCATTTCACGGACGTCTTCTTTGTTATGATGTTGCAGGGTTTTAAACATGTCCAGTTTCGAAAGCAAGACGGCCGACAGCTTGGGAACTCCGGCCACGATTTCCAGGATGCACTGGAGTGGAACTTTGGACGGATTGGCCGCCAGCAATTCCAGCGCCAAATCAAGATAGGCCGTCACAGGTCCATTTTCGCTCACCAATTTTTCAATGTAGTGGCGAGCCACAGAACTGATCAATTCCGGTTCTTTAAGGAGCTCCAACGATGGCGTCAACGAAGCACTATTTGCCAGACACAGCCGCAAATACGACAGCatctaaatttaattttaattggtcAATTTTCTGAGAATAGAATTTAATTCGCTTTAAAATTTTAGACCTCTGCGTAGGCATTAATATCAAATGGGAGTGTGCGGGTTCCATATGTCACTGCACTGCGGCTTTTCATTCTAGACGAAGCCTTCTCTGAAATGCATAAAACCATTTCGACAAAATCGGGCAGCCATTTATTTTCAGTTTCATCGACTTCCATCGAATCGGCGTCGGAAGTTTCGATCGATTTCGGAAGATTAGAGTAGAGCAATTTCATAGCTTCCgattttacttcttctttcctgCGATTTCATCCgtcaaaacattaaaaaaatcaatggctTTAATAaggtcaatttcaaatttcattacGGGTCTCCGGCGGCCAGGAGGAGGAGATAACGAGAAGTGACGTGGGTGGAATGGAATATTCCACCGGCGTATTGTACGGCAATAAGTCGCAAGAGATGTTGTTGGGATTCCAAAGAAGTTGCCAGCAGGGCTTCCAGGATGGCGGCATTTGAGCTGCTTAAATGTTTAAATGCCGGCAGCATGATGGACAGAGCCTCTTGTACGGCCATTCTTGTCTCGGGTTCTTCCTgtgattaaaaatttatttataaatttgtcGATTGAGTGAAAAATATAAGCTTATATACCGTTGCCATGGCATTAAAGAGCATTTGGATGATTGCCATATCTTTGGTCACAGCTTCAGGAAGTTTTTGACCAAGTTTGCCCAGGGCAACTAAAGCCGATCCGCGCAGTTTGGATTCctgaatgaaaaaacaaaagtggcGATGATGAATGCGATCGACCGTGAAAAGAACAGGATTTGGCTGACCCCTTGCGTGTCGTTGATAATTTTCATTAAACCAGAAATCAACACGGGAGATATCGGGGACAGACGTGACTCTGGGCaactgaaaaacgaaaaaaaaaaaaaaaaatcggcaaTCGCCATTTGGGGCTATAGGCTTAGGCTATCCTATTCGATCCTATTTCACAGCTGACTTAATTGGAAATTGTATACAGTGAATGGAcagattttaattttgacaaaatttgaatgaaaatactttattttatGACTGAATGGATTTGCATGATGAAGTTATCAGATAGAtatttaagaagaaaaatacaatttaaattcttgacaCTTGATTAGAAATCATCCAAAGTCAAGAAGGCAAGAAGATATCATTACAAAAGTTATACAAAAAGGAATATTGACAATAATGATCGTTCTGTTTCTGCTCTCTCTCCACCATACAGTTGATTCTAAAGTCATTTCATTCCCGAGAAAATATACATAAAAATTATGGGCAATGGACATGAAGAACATAATTGTACAAACATTGTAAAAATCTAATTCTTCATACTTTCCATTCCTTCCTTAAAGCCTAGTTCTTTCAATATTTGCTCAGCATCGTACAGAAGATCGAATACTCTTAAAGTTAAAAACGAGGTTCTACGCAGAGCGATCTCGTTCAGCTGTTGAATGCATTGCCAAGTCCCTTGAAAATGTTCCAACATAACCATCCCATTTTCTACCAGATCCTTTTGCAGTACGATGATTAGATCCTGTCCTTTTGACTTGATATCTCTCCATTTCATCTCGGCTTCACTTCTTATTTGGTTCAAGGTATTCCTCGTCTCTTGTTTAATGTAAACCCAGCGGAAAGGCTGATTGCAATGCATACTCATGTTGCATTGATCCGGGCAAACCGAACAGAAACCCGCGGCCGTCGACTTGTAAAGATCTGCACTTGAAGCGCAATCCTGttccttattttcttccttgACGAACGAGTTGTGACACGTAAAGCAGCAACGATTACAATTGTACACGTACTCTCCGGCTGGAAGCTCCATTTTCTGATGCGTTAATTCGACAACGACATTATtgccttcatcttcttcaatcGACTGGATCTGCGAATCGCAAAAGATAATCGTTTGTTTAGCTTTGTCAACCTCCTCCATCTTGTCGTAGCCGATTTTTATGAGCAATTGCAGTCCGTTCAGCATCGCTTCCATCTGCTTTGTATCATTCAACACCTGTTGGGTCAGCGACAGCGATATTACATTCTTCTCGGTCAGTTTGGCAAAGAAACCCTGGATACTCTCAAGCCACAAGCAGGTGCCATCCAAGTAATTAAACGGCTCCCAGTTGGTGATGTTCCCAGCGACATCTTGTCCAAAAATGGACAACGGCGACCGATTAGAAGGATGTTGCGAAACAAGATTACAGATCGTGTCCAACTCCTGGATTCCTCCGTCGTCTTCCAACAACTCGAGCAACGATTTGGCTATATTTTGATactgaaaaaattttgaatcatcGGCGTCATCGTCGTAGCAAGTCACGGCCACAATAGTGATTGAAAATGGGACACGGAATCCTTTGGCGTGGTGAACGTCATAGATTTTAATGCGGCTCGTTTCATCAGgagtttcttcttccagcATGCTGATCAGTTGAAAACGAAAGTTGTCATTCTGCTCAACGTTGAAAATGTAGTTGACAATGCCGTTTATGAATTGTGCCTGGGTTCTGTTGGAACCCAATACTAGGAAGGACCGACGCTCTGCCCGCTCGTCGGGATT
The sequence above is drawn from the Daphnia pulicaria isolate SC F1-1A chromosome 1, SC_F0-13Bv2, whole genome shotgun sequence genome and encodes:
- the LOC124323674 gene encoding uncharacterized protein LOC124323674; this translates as MLVSTDNVPSISHRISGSSFRNGRPWGPLSRRRLVEKIEIQQEASFELPKDVRFAYRLLKHSKKICHHQNHLDVHSVPLIKSDESRSTFERFSFGNPDERAERRSFLVLGSNRTQAQFINGIVNYIFNVEQNDNFRFQLISMLEEETPDETSRIKIYDVHHAKGFRVPFSITIVAVTCYDDDADDSKFFQYQNIAKSLLELLEDDGGIQELDTICNLVSQHPSNRSPLSIFGQDVAGNITNWEPFNYLDGTCLWLESIQGFFAKLTEKNVISLSLTQQVLNDTKQMEAMLNGLQLLIKIGYDKMEEVDKAKQTIIFCDSQIQSIEEDEGNNVVVELTHQKMELPAGEYVYNCNRCCFTCHNSFVKEENKEQDCASSADLYKSTAAGFCSVCPDQCNMSMHCNQPFRWVYIKQETRNTLNQIRSEAEMKWRDIKSKGQDLIIVLQKDLVENGMVMLEHFQGTWQCIQQLNEIALRRTSFLTLRVFDLLYDAEQILKELGFKEGMESMKN